A window of Rattus norvegicus strain BN/NHsdMcwi chromosome 14, GRCr8, whole genome shotgun sequence contains these coding sequences:
- the Bst1 gene encoding ADP-ribosyl cyclase/cyclic ADP-ribose hydrolase 2 isoform X1, translating to MAVQACALSLRLGLWMSLLLPVLPGAGARAAGARWSGEGTTPHLQSIFLGRCAEYTTLLSLEPGNKNCTAIWEAFKVVLDKDPCSVLPSDYDLFINLSRHAIPRDKSLFWENNHLLVMSYAENTRRLMPLCDVLYGKVGDFLSWCRQENASGLDYQSCPTAEDCENNAVDAYWKSASMQYSRDSSGVINVMLNGSEPKGAYPTKGFFADFEIPYLQKDKITRIEIWVMHEVGGPHVFYYRLRRFTPWGPSQMFAAGQSWLHVVRAAPSLSSCASFLLMGLQRRLGFPVFPLREEH from the exons ATGGCGGTTCAAGCATGCGCGTTGTCTCTACGGCTGGGGCTGTGGATGTCCCTCTTGCTGCCGGTACTGCCGGGGGCGGGGGCGAGAGCTGCTGGAGCGCGGTGGAGCGGGGAGGGTACCACGCCTCACCTCCAGAGCATCTTCCTGGGCCGCTGTGCGGAGTACACCACGCTGCTGAGCCTTGAGCCGGG GAACAAAAACTGCACAGCCATCTGGGAGGCCTTCAAGGTGGTGCTGGACAAGGATCCCTGCTCTGTGCTCCCCTCAGACTATGATCTCTTCATTAACCTGTCCAGGCACGCCATTCCTAGGGACAAG TCACTGttctgggaaaataaccacctaCTGGTTATGAGCTATGCAGAGAACACCCGCCGCCTTATGCCCCTGTGTGACGTTCTGTATGGCAAGGTTGGAGATTTCTTGAGCTGGTGTCGACAGGAAAATGCCTCTG GACTTGATTACCAGTCCTGCCCCACAGCAGAAGACTGTGAAAACAATGCCGTGGATGCCTATTGGAAAAGTGCATCCATGCAG TATTCAAGAGACAGTTCAGGAGTGATCAACGTCATGCTGAATGGCTCGGAGCCAAAAGGAGCCTATCCCACGAAAGG GTTTTTTGCAGATTTTGAAATCCCATACTTGCAAAAGGATAAAATCACAAGAATTGAGATCTGGGTCATGCATGAAGTTGGGGGACCCCATGT CTTTTACTATAGGTTGAGAAGATTCACCCCCTGGGGACCATCGCAAATGTTTGCTGCGGGGCAGTCATGGCTACACGTGGTGCGAGCGGCGCCATCCCTGTCCTCATGTGCTTCTTTCCTGTTGATGGGTCTCCAGCGAAGGCTCGGCTTTCCAGTGTTCCCCCTAAGGGAAGAACATTAG
- the Bst1 gene encoding ADP-ribosyl cyclase/cyclic ADP-ribose hydrolase 2 isoform X3: MAVQACALSLRLGLWMSLLLPVLPGAGARAAGARWSGEGTTPHLQSIFLGRCAEYTTLLSLEPGNKNCTAIWEAFKVVLDKDPCSVLPSDYDLFINLSRHAIPRDKSLFWENNHLLVMSYAENTRRLMPLCDVLYGKVGDFLSWCRQENASGLDYQSCPTAEDCENNAVDAYWKSASMQLWSMSLPAGTQLFRVPKRLSTCGPKWG; the protein is encoded by the exons ATGGCGGTTCAAGCATGCGCGTTGTCTCTACGGCTGGGGCTGTGGATGTCCCTCTTGCTGCCGGTACTGCCGGGGGCGGGGGCGAGAGCTGCTGGAGCGCGGTGGAGCGGGGAGGGTACCACGCCTCACCTCCAGAGCATCTTCCTGGGCCGCTGTGCGGAGTACACCACGCTGCTGAGCCTTGAGCCGGG GAACAAAAACTGCACAGCCATCTGGGAGGCCTTCAAGGTGGTGCTGGACAAGGATCCCTGCTCTGTGCTCCCCTCAGACTATGATCTCTTCATTAACCTGTCCAGGCACGCCATTCCTAGGGACAAG TCACTGttctgggaaaataaccacctaCTGGTTATGAGCTATGCAGAGAACACCCGCCGCCTTATGCCCCTGTGTGACGTTCTGTATGGCAAGGTTGGAGATTTCTTGAGCTGGTGTCGACAGGAAAATGCCTCTG GACTTGATTACCAGTCCTGCCCCACAGCAGAAGACTGTGAAAACAATGCCGTGGATGCCTATTGGAAAAGTGCATCCATGCAG CTCTGGTCCATGTccctgccagcggggacccagttattcagggtcccgaagaggctttctacctgtgggccaaaatgggggtga